From a single Vespula pensylvanica isolate Volc-1 chromosome 24, ASM1446617v1, whole genome shotgun sequence genomic region:
- the LOC122637101 gene encoding MATH and LRR domain-containing protein PFE0570w-like, with protein MPGVHIHKISEFDWLEQQEGSTLTIPGSYWLCHKNNVYKFTFKYHRTIRNSKEFTYGKELMKVIRRIIKSQPPQGQQFCTKHILVTYNHTPWTRQDKMFAILKFRKHTKSVTVSRAIVLTVKICKDESYMPHAMVIYPETESKTIKSLNYTNKDNERKNIGSECKVDTETSNVNELRINTTDTNKHINNLCLHYGPSNLILSSVNNENTIDKANIIKCNKKTSSNVSLINESVNTENKDTYKSKNCLISFEEKETEKKEYQNNIEKSFLSNQIEFQEIMRREEIELPQMKNNSTNNTINSNDEGIIDTANLPYQYLIEEEIENAKKKVVRISLLNINKSISINTNKELNADSTTKSENSRIKKVVKENNENDKNYKKHEVSEAAQTNEEQCTKHLSVSPKEWVNDHDKVNKDHSKFKKIKELDKKMDDNTLKSSNITDLIMKGRMFMIQQDQDIVSVVEQKTKSDIDEVLENSEKFETKDGEKCLLNSSLLKLENLITMIEVPKENIKNSYENKIAIKNNVSSKSIVIKKDSTNDEHIKTPINVMDQSTFMFNSQDIATSSKSFIHNEEYESNMKNIIICDVTTKCEENVLENIEGEENNIISEIQHWNNESTNLFKETSNSCKKLDIKDNLITNVEHTLTVPEHHINSSKSKVVEATNNCNITSNNVSNVPKIISSQIITIDQMPLALQNIVKKKLSKRNICIDHKSNLQDTSSHITKLTSSNKSAVIDVTSRVKSLNTKLSNVNNCLTASPDNTVTKYDNASLICSNIEVTEETEISCKKRKKSNNYDVKNQTTETENNKTLPSTQDKIYSVTDKERYRKRKKQQNYKYNTKMKVKMMEMPTCISNIVKTENSTVSNKLQDITEEFYQDLTQNSKHSSNPFNQKTLRHTRGSFYLQTDIKNEDTRIKMLKFIEDITRGVKVVVKRMNIKNITSILGSNSSLAYIN; from the exons ATGCCTGgagtacatatacacaaaattAGCGAATTTGATTGGCTCGAACAACAGGAAGGATCTACATTAACTATACCTGGGTCTTATTGGCTATGTCATAAAAACAATGTTTATAAGTTTACTTTCAAATATCATCGTACAATTAG aaaTTCTAAGGAATTCACCTATggaaaagaattaatgaaaGTGATcagaagaattataaaaagtcaACCACCTCAAGGGCAACAGTTTTGTACGAAGCATATTCTTGTGACATACA ATCATACACCATGGACACGTCAGGATAAAATGTTTGCTATTCTTAAATTTCGGAAACATACAAAATCTGTTACAGTTTCACGAGCAATTGTACTTACtgtaaaaatttgtaaagatGAAAGCTATATGCCACATGCTATGGTTATTTACCCAGAAACTGAatcaaaaacaattaaatctTTGAACTATACTAACaaagataatgaaagaaaaaatataggaagTGAATGTAAAGTAGACACAGAAACCTCAAATGTTAATGAATTACGAATTAATACTACAGATACAAATaagcatataaataatttatgtttacATTATGGTCCaagtaatttgattttatcaaGTGTAAACAATGAAAACACAATAGATAAAgccaatataataaaatgtaataagaaGACTTCATcaaatgtttctttaataaatgaatcTGTAAATACAGAAAAcaaagatacatataaaagcaaaaactGTTTGATATCAtttgaggaaaaagaaacagaaaaaaaggaatatcaaaataatatagaaaaatcatttttatcaaatcaGATCGAATTCCAAGAAATAATGCGACGCGAAGAAATTGAATTAccacaaatgaaaaataactcAACCAATAACACAATAAATTCAAACGATGAAGGTATTATAGATACTGCAAATTTACCATATCAATATCTcattgaagaagaaatagaaaacgcgaaaaagaaagttgttcgtatttctttgttaaatattaataaatcaatttcaataaatacaaataaagaaTTGAATGCAGATTCTACAACCAAATCTGAAAATAGTCGTATTAAAAAAGTAgtgaaagaaaacaacgaaaatgataagaattataaaaaacatgAAGTTTCTGAAGCAGCACAAACTAATGAGGAGCAATGTACAAAGCATCTTTCAGTAAGTCCAAAAGAATGGGTAAATGATCatgataaagtaaataaagatcatagcaaatttaaaaaaattaaagaattggACAAAAAAATGGATGATAATACATTAAAATCTTCTAATATTACtgatttaataatgaaaggTCGTATGTTTATGATTCAACAGGATCAAGACATTGTATCAGTTGtagaacaaaaaacaaaatcagaTATAGATGAAGTTTTagaaaattcagaaaaattCGAGACTAAGGATGGAgagaaatgtttattaaattctagTTTGCTGAAAttggaaaatttaataacaatgattGAAGtgccaaaagaaaatattaagaatagttatgagaataaaattgcaataaaaaataatgtatcctCAAAATCAATagtcataaaaaaagattccaCTAATGATGAGCACATAAAAACACCAATAAATGTGATGGATCAGTCCACGTTTATGTTTAATTCACAAGATATTGCTACATCAAGCAAATCATTTATTCATAATGAAGAATATGAATCaaacatgaaaaatattattatatgtgatGTAACAACAAAATGTGAAGAAaatgtattagaaaatattgaaggtgaagaaaataatattatatcggaGATACAACATTGGAATAATGAATCtacaaatctttttaaagaaacatcaaattcttgtaaaaaacttgatataaaagataatctaATAACAAATGTTGAACATACTCTTACAGTTCCAGAACATCATATAAATAGTAGCAAATCTAAAGTTGTAGAAGCTactaataattgtaatattacttcaaataatgtttctaatgttccaaaaataatttcaagtcAAATTATAACAATAGATCAAATGCCATTAGCATTACAAAatattgtcaaaaaaaaattatcgaaacgtaatatatgtatagatcaTAAATCAAATCTACAAGATACTTCATcacatattacaaaattaacatCATCTAATAAGTCAGCAGTAATAGATGTAACGAGTAGAGTAAAATCTTTGAATACTAAATTGTCTAATGTCAACAACTGTTTGACTGCATCACCTGATAATACTGTGACAAAATATGATAATGCATCACTTATATGTTCAAATATTGAAGTTacagaagaaacagaaatatcatgtaaaaaaagaaagaaatcaaataattatgatgTAAAGAATCAAACTactgaaacagaaaataataaaacgttacCATCTACTCAAGACAAAATATATTCTGtaacagacaaagagagatatagaaaaagaaaaaaacaacaaaattataaatacaatacaaaaatgaaagtaaaaatgatGGAAATGCCAACTTGTATATCTAACATAGTTAAAACAGAAAATTCTACTGTATCAAACAAATTACAAGATATCACAGAAGAATTTTATCAGGATTTAACACAAAATAGTAAACATAGTAGTAATCCTTTTAATCAAAAAACTTTGAGGCATACAAGAGGATCATTCTATTTACAAACGGATATAAAAAATGAGGATACACGCATAAAGATGTTAAAGTTTATAGAAGATATTACAAGAGGTGTTAAAGTTGTTGTAAAacgtatgaatataaaaaatattaccagTATTTTAGGAAGTAATTCCTCCTTAGCctacataaattaa
- the LOC122636916 gene encoding ras-related protein Rab-1A has translation MSTMNPEYDYLFKLLLIGDSGVGKSCLLLRFADDTYTESYISTIGVDFKIRTIDLDGKTIKLQIWDTAGQERFRTITSSYYRGAHGIIVVYDCTDQDTFNNVKQWLEEIDRYACDNVNKLLVGNKCDLHTKKVVDYTTAKEYADQLGIPFLETSAKNALNVEQAFMTMAAEIKSRVGPPSSGASDPANKVKIEHGRPIESSKSGCC, from the exons ATGTCCACGATGAATCCTGAATA tgattatttgtttaaattattgttaattggAGATTCTGGAGTTGGAAAATCTTGTTTGCTATTACGTTTTGCTGATGATACGTACACAGAAAGTTACATCAGTACTATTGGTGTAGACTTTAAAATACGAACAATTGATTTAGAtggaaaaacaattaaattgcAAATCTGGGATACAGCGGGTCAAGAAAGATTTAGGACAATTACGAGTTCTTATTACAGAGGTGCGCATGGTATTATTGTTGTTTATGATTGCACAGACCAAGATacatttaataatgttaaacaATGGTTGGAAGAAATTGATCGTTATGCCTGTGATAATGTCAATAAACTTCTGGTTGGAAACAAATGTGATCTTCATACTAAAAAAGTAGTCGATTATACTACAGCTAAG gAATATGCAGATCAACTTGGTATTCCATTCTTAGAAACATCTGCAAAAAATGCTTTGAATGTAGAACAAGCATTTATGACAATGGCTGCAGAAATTAAAAGTAGAGTAGGACCACCCTCGAGTGGAGCAAGTGATCCAGCAAACAAGGTTAAGATAGAACATGGACGTCCTATTGAGTCGTCTAAATCTGGGTGCTGCTGA